One part of the Pseudomonadota bacterium genome encodes these proteins:
- the nrfH gene encoding cytochrome c nitrite reductase small subunit yields MAAGRRGTGWFALERVAPLWRWPILVALALLFGVGLATARASNATSYLSDDPATCLNCHVMRNAYATWMHGSHGRVTVCNDCHVPHVNPVAKMAFKGGDGMRHSYVFTTRGEPQVLRMNPGAVPVVQGNCVRCHADQFAMIRLAASGERRCWDCHENFHGDVRSLSATPNARVPALPPAGL; encoded by the coding sequence ATGGCGGCGGGGCGCAGAGGGACCGGCTGGTTCGCGCTCGAGCGCGTCGCACCCCTTTGGCGATGGCCGATCCTCGTCGCCCTCGCGCTGCTCTTCGGCGTCGGGCTCGCCACGGCGCGCGCGTCCAACGCGACGTCGTACCTCTCGGACGACCCGGCGACGTGCCTCAACTGCCACGTCATGCGGAACGCCTACGCCACCTGGATGCACGGGAGCCACGGCCGCGTGACGGTGTGCAACGACTGCCACGTGCCGCACGTGAACCCGGTGGCGAAGATGGCGTTCAAGGGCGGCGACGGCATGCGCCACTCCTACGTCTTCACGACCCGAGGCGAGCCGCAGGTTCTGCGGATGAACCCGGGCGCGGTGCCCGTCGTGCAGGGGAACTGCGTGCGCTGCCACGCGGACCAGTTCGCGATGATCCGGCTCGCCGCGTCGGGAGAGCGGCGGTGCTGGGACTGTCACGAGAACTTCCACGGCGACGTGCGGAGCCTCTCCGCGACGCCGAACGCCCGCGTGCCGGCGCTCCCGCCGGCAGGCCTATGA